Below is a genomic region from Henckelia pumila isolate YLH828 chromosome 3, ASM3356847v2, whole genome shotgun sequence.
GAGAAGCGTCCTCAGCGGCGGACCAGGCCCAAGTCCCCTGGAAAGGGGCGCCAGAGAGGGTGAGAGCCCCGTCATGCCCAGACCCTGTCGCACCACGAGGCACTGTCGGCGAGTCGGGTTGTTTGGGAATACAGCCCCAATCGGGCGGTAAATTCCGTCCAAGGCTAAATACGGGCGAGAGACCGATAGCGAACTAGTACCGCGAGGGAAAGATGAAAAGGACTTTGAAAAGAGAGTCAAAGAGTGCTTGAAATTGTCGAGAGGGAAGCGGATGGGGACCGGCGATGCGCCCCGGTCGGATGTGGTACGGCGAGAGCCGGTCCGCCGATCGACTCGGGGCATGGACCAGCACGGATCGGGGTGGCGGCCAAAGCCCGGGCAGTAGATATGCCCGCGGAATGCCGTCGCCTCGATTGTGGCAGACAGCACGCGCCATAAGGCATGCCTCGGCGACTGTGTGCTCTCGGTGCTGGCCAGGGGGCTCCCCATTCGACCCGTCTTGAAACATGGACCAAGGAGTCTGACATATGTGCGAGtcaacgggcgagaaaacccgtAAGGCGCAAAGAAGCTGACTGGCGCGAACCCCCTCGAGAGGTGCAACGCCGACCGACCTTGATCTTCTAAGAAGGGTTCGAGTGAGCATACCTGTCGGGACCCGAAATGGAACGTCCCGTATTTctcaaacattaaataaaatagttgcggaaaaagagtgagaaaatttttctttaattttttaaactatGCAGGGAGTGCATCTCCCTAGTACATCAACAAATCAAAATATGGAACACGGATGCAACCCTACATTTAAATCCATCTAAGATACGGCACGTCAAAACCTACTAATAACATTTGAAGAGGATAGGGGAAAGTGAGTTCAAATAATTaactatgtatataaaatacatttgaaaataatcaaagaaCTCACATAACAACATTAactgaaataaacatttgaaagacgaaacatttgaaatcctcaaaactcgtctttaaaagactgacaatgaaaataattaaatcattacttttaaacatcgtacataaaatattgtaacaacataacataaataaatataagtaaatcttttgaactattgtgtcatgcaatgtgttcgcctcttggactcttcagccgtgctaccaaagttttttaaatcaaaactgctaaaccatctgcaccattcaagtatagtgagtctaaaggactcagcaagattaaaatatacatatcgaTGTCATTATAGCTTAAAAgtaatttaaacttaaaatgacttgaacatacctaacatgataccttgaacttgaagaattttaacataaacatcatggaactttaaacttaaaatcttgaacatgaacttcaaaacttttaaaatatgcAAGAAACTTAGACTTGgacatcaacttacttaactttaaatcttgaaagtATACCTCATGCATattctcaaaactttaccatttcattcttaaatGAACGTTTACACATAACATCTAATGTAAATCATGCAATTTGAGCATTCAATTATTCATGAACATAAACcgtgaacataacataaaaacttatcactttgggtgatgaattatgtgaaattgtggcaaccgtcataatggacacattcatcttttcttgttgatcaacaatcatatggcattacgcctcaTAACTTTCGTTCATTCCTTTTCGGAGgctcctccggagctcatcccggaggacctaacccgtacattgagccgtatttgggagggctactccggagcccaaaccggagcaccgttcccgtattgccaccacaaagacacataagacatcaaaatattttcatgcatcaacatattatatcttcataattcaaaatagcattattcattcatgcttcatcattttcatttcatcaacatatcatttcatccatcatgaagcatcattgaaacatcataatttccatcttaacttttgtttcatgaacataaaactttactcgataacttcatgcatgtaattaatgataaaaatcatactttcatattgaacataggtttcatgaaagaaacttagacatgtacatgcaccacataacgtaatcgatccacgtaagtcattcttgtcgttcttgacttaaaacttgaaacttttttcataaaaactcttaaatatattttagaagccttaaaagatcataaacatTAATTTAagaccctaaaataacataaaaagaacTTGAAATTCGAAGgttaggcgcgggcgctccattatcggcgcgggcgcgcttaacCTGCGCAGATGGGTCTTCTTACTCGCTCTGAAACTCTATTTTGAACCGGAATTTgaaaaagtggtaaacatgaaagttgtagctctGGATCTTAGCTTTGTAATGCCGAAAACCTCATCTAAATtggagttttcagtaaaatGTTATGCTCATTCGCACCAGATGTGTTACTATTGGGAGTTCAAAACACTCGACAAACTTTGGGgtgattttgaccaatcttccaaaatgattttgacaaaactcaaaacatcaaagttgtagataaataagctaGCTTTCAAATAGAATTGGCCTCAAAATTATAACAAGTATCGGTAATCCAGTGCCACCAaacacaacttcaacacttcaaacttcaaacataaacttattttacccaaaatcctaactacat
It encodes:
- the LOC140886307 gene encoding uncharacterized protein, with product MRPGRMWYGESRSADRLGAWTSTDRGGGQSPGRV